Proteins found in one Coffea eugenioides isolate CCC68of chromosome 5, Ceug_1.0, whole genome shotgun sequence genomic segment:
- the LOC113772216 gene encoding WAS/WASL-interacting protein family member 1-like isoform X1 — protein sequence MAQEDNGQKYSNSSSGGGASGSGGNIGGGSTSGRSQKKMKQKKVPQRGLGVAQLEKIRLEEQQKKGVVLQAADVLPPNQIISPSNSSPCLAAQCPAFRPSFSSCHSVPLPPPSPGDLPSPNSLFRPTPSIPSVDIMHTNSVPLSKPFNVEGGGEIGWSAVPALPKVWNGEFSTDGESQRLDHLGFAYRSNANLPFDSSNPTPFLSLPNVLQRSQQFQPPSSSSMVNISSAISSPPILNFQMEPPSNQNFCASNYTPLWPDEEKMIGMKRPYPFPMETPPAPAFHFKYPPCYVAPIPRLDEPASCSNRCTATTEPEFPVTSFREGPSRSSTQAEATHKEVNIRQNGGLDGDFLTLAPPAAAAPNLNSQYRHFLSNSGPQSLSEFGSQPSQGSSDDTIQGQGSSKSMRPPFFSFFPAAKKQVGQVATPADNCNGDVGENVDLSLRL from the exons ATGGCTCAAGAAGACAATGGCCAAAAGTATAGCAATAGTAGTAGTGGTGGTGGGGCAAGTGGCAGTGGTGGTAATATTGGTGGTGGTAGTACTAGCGGTAGATCTCAGAAGAAGATGAAACAGAAGAAGGTCCCACAAAGAGGGTTAGGTGTTGCCCAGCTCGAGAAGATTAGATTGGAGGAACAGCAGAAAAAAGGGGTAGTTTTACAAGCTGCCGATGTATTGCCACCTAATCAGATTATATCGCCTAGTAATTCTTCTCCATGTTTAGCTGCTCAATGTCCCGCATTTAGGCctagtttttcttcttgtcattCAGTGCCTTTGCCACCGCCATCACCCGGTGATCTTCCTTCGCCGAATTCTTTGTTTAGGCCAACCCCATCAATCCCAAGTGTTGATATTATGCATACAAACTCTGTTCCACTGTCGAAACCGTTCAACGTTGAAGGAGGAGGTGAGATAGGATGGTCCGCTGTCCCTGCTCTGCCTAAAGTGTGGAACGGTGAATTTAGTACTGATGGGGAGAGTCAGAGGTTGGATCATCTTGGATTCGCGTACCGGTCCAATGCGAATTTGCCTTTTGATTCCAGCAATCCCACTCCCTTTTTGTCCCTCCCAAATGTGTTGCAAAGATCACAACAATTTCAGCCACCATCTTCTTCATCGATG GTGAATATCTCATCAGCGATTTCATCTCCACCTATACTGAATTTCCAGATGGAGCCCCCTTCAAACCAAAATTTTTGTGCGAGCAACTACACACCTTTGTGGCCAGATGAAGAGAAG ATGATTGGCATGAAGAGGCCATATCCCTTCCCTATGGAAACTCCACCAGCCCCTGCTTTTCACTTCAAATATCCTCCTTGCTACGTTGCTCCCATACCACGATTAGATGAACCTGCTTCATGCAGCAACAGGTGCACTGCCACTACTGAACCAGAATTTCCAGTTACCAG TTTCAGAGAAGGCCCTTCAAGATCAAGCACCCAGGCTGAAGCAACCCATAAGGAAGTGAACATCAGACAAAATGGAGGCCTGGATGGAGATTTTCTTACATTGGCGCCTCCAGCAGCTGCTGCCCCAAATTTGAATTCACAGTACAGGCATTTTTTATCGAATTCAGGGCCCCAGAGCTTATCTGAATTTGGATCTCAGCCAAGTCAA GGAAGCAGTGACGATACCATCCAAGGCCAAGGGTCAAGCAAATCGATGCGGCCGCCTTTCTTTAGCTTCTTCCCTGCAGCTAAGAAGCAGGTTGGCCAGGTGGCAACCCCAGCAGACAA
- the LOC113772216 gene encoding WAS/WASL-interacting protein family member 1-like isoform X2 encodes MAQEDNGQKYSNSSSGGGASGSGGNIGGGSTSGRSQKKMKQKKVPQRGLGVAQLEKIRLEEQQKKGVVLQAADVLPPNQIISPSNSSPCLAAQCPAFRPSFSSCHSVPLPPPSPGDLPSPNSLFRPTPSIPSVDIMHTNSVPLSKPFNVEGGGEIGWSAVPALPKVWNGEFSTDGESQRLDHLGFAYRSNANLPFDSSNPTPFLSLPNVLQRSQQFQPPSSSSMVNISSAISSPPILNFQMEPPSNQNFCASNYTPLWPDEEKMIGMKRPYPFPMETPPAPAFHFKYPPCYVAPIPRLDEPASCSNSFREGPSRSSTQAEATHKEVNIRQNGGLDGDFLTLAPPAAAAPNLNSQYRHFLSNSGPQSLSEFGSQPSQGSSDDTIQGQGSSKSMRPPFFSFFPAAKKQVGQVATPADNCNGDVGENVDLSLRL; translated from the exons ATGGCTCAAGAAGACAATGGCCAAAAGTATAGCAATAGTAGTAGTGGTGGTGGGGCAAGTGGCAGTGGTGGTAATATTGGTGGTGGTAGTACTAGCGGTAGATCTCAGAAGAAGATGAAACAGAAGAAGGTCCCACAAAGAGGGTTAGGTGTTGCCCAGCTCGAGAAGATTAGATTGGAGGAACAGCAGAAAAAAGGGGTAGTTTTACAAGCTGCCGATGTATTGCCACCTAATCAGATTATATCGCCTAGTAATTCTTCTCCATGTTTAGCTGCTCAATGTCCCGCATTTAGGCctagtttttcttcttgtcattCAGTGCCTTTGCCACCGCCATCACCCGGTGATCTTCCTTCGCCGAATTCTTTGTTTAGGCCAACCCCATCAATCCCAAGTGTTGATATTATGCATACAAACTCTGTTCCACTGTCGAAACCGTTCAACGTTGAAGGAGGAGGTGAGATAGGATGGTCCGCTGTCCCTGCTCTGCCTAAAGTGTGGAACGGTGAATTTAGTACTGATGGGGAGAGTCAGAGGTTGGATCATCTTGGATTCGCGTACCGGTCCAATGCGAATTTGCCTTTTGATTCCAGCAATCCCACTCCCTTTTTGTCCCTCCCAAATGTGTTGCAAAGATCACAACAATTTCAGCCACCATCTTCTTCATCGATG GTGAATATCTCATCAGCGATTTCATCTCCACCTATACTGAATTTCCAGATGGAGCCCCCTTCAAACCAAAATTTTTGTGCGAGCAACTACACACCTTTGTGGCCAGATGAAGAGAAG ATGATTGGCATGAAGAGGCCATATCCCTTCCCTATGGAAACTCCACCAGCCCCTGCTTTTCACTTCAAATATCCTCCTTGCTACGTTGCTCCCATACCACGATTAGATGAACCTGCTTCATGCAGCAACAG TTTCAGAGAAGGCCCTTCAAGATCAAGCACCCAGGCTGAAGCAACCCATAAGGAAGTGAACATCAGACAAAATGGAGGCCTGGATGGAGATTTTCTTACATTGGCGCCTCCAGCAGCTGCTGCCCCAAATTTGAATTCACAGTACAGGCATTTTTTATCGAATTCAGGGCCCCAGAGCTTATCTGAATTTGGATCTCAGCCAAGTCAA GGAAGCAGTGACGATACCATCCAAGGCCAAGGGTCAAGCAAATCGATGCGGCCGCCTTTCTTTAGCTTCTTCCCTGCAGCTAAGAAGCAGGTTGGCCAGGTGGCAACCCCAGCAGACAA